From Fundulus heteroclitus isolate FHET01 chromosome 14, MU-UCD_Fhet_4.1, whole genome shotgun sequence, the proteins below share one genomic window:
- the LOC105922685 gene encoding putative C-type lectin domain family 20 member A gives MADMERLLSNSAGDMREAWIGLHDPPGVNRTWYWSLPGEEFNEKTNTTHKYHLIGEEKKTWQKAQSYCRENHTDLVSGLKQLQDGELKEVMESVDLKTEIYFGLFRDSWRWSDGSSFSFRHWNNELNNTQYNSGLCAMSGFDDEGRWKNESCDVEKPFICYDDKVILIKEKMNWEEALYYCRDHHHDLVTITNLDEQRWVQEKAKKASTDYVWMGLRYTCTLDFWFWVSDEVVSYKNWAPDGLMDDCDMSGAMKTRGEHQWEGAVSDSSPPEECLRLGQ, from the exons ATGGCAGACATGGAGAGACTCCTCAGTAACTCAGCAGGAGATATGAGGGAAGCTTGGATTGGTCTGCATGATCCACCAGGTGTCAACAGAACATGGTACTGGTCTCTGCCTGGAGAGGAGTTCAATGAGA AAACTAACACAACACATAAATACCACTTAATTGGAGAAGAAAAGAAGACGTGGCAGAAAGCTCAGAGTTACTGCAGAGAGAATCACACAGACCTGGTCAGTGGACTGAAGCAGCTACAGGATGGAGAGCTGAAGGAGGTGATGGAGTCTGTggacctaaaaacagaaatatactTTGGTCTGTTCAGAGACTCCTGGAGGTGGTCAGATGGAAGCAGTTTCTCTTTCAGACACTGGAACAATGAGTTGAACAATACACAATACAACAGTGGTCTATGTGCCATGAGTGGGTTTGATGATGAAGGCAGATGGAAGAATGAGAGCTGTGATGTTGAAAAACCCTTCATCTGTTATGATG ACAAAGTGATCCTGATCAAAGAAAAAATGAACTGGGAGGAAGCCTTGTACTACTGCAGAGATCACCACCATGACCTGGTCACCATCACCAACCTGGATGAGCAGAGATGGGTCCAGGAGAAAGCCAAGAAGGCCTCCACTGATTACGTCTGGATGGGACTGCGCTACACCTGTACTCTGgatttctggttctgggtcagtGATGAAGTGGTCAGCTATAAGAACTGGGCTCcagatggactgatggatgacTGTGACATGTCTGGAGCCATGAAGACAAGAGGAGAACATCAGTG GGAGGGGGCTGTGTCAGACAGCTCTCCCCCAGAAGAGTGCCTGCGGCTGGGGCAGTGA
- the LOC118565589 gene encoding E3 ubiquitin-protein ligase TRIM39-like — MQALGTTSETKDWSKTKVYSDLYIQTMRRAMDHLMNSFQTELKTLTNIELTRIKQYKESVIFDDSTAGPGLKVIEYGTRLKFSKLARSPSYELERFDSPMVFGTNGFTSGRHYWDVQVGLRNNWHVGVALETVDRSEDVIVKKDNGFFSIGKSGFDYEVHCSPRRVLHLCTRPSKLGIYVDYEEGRVSFYDLNERLHIHSYVGECFTGKLFPYFYLYSRARKSEALVTDP; from the exons ATGCAGGCTCTGGGCACCACGTCAGAGACCAAGGACTGGTCCAAGACCAAGGTTTACTCGGACCTCTACATTCAAACGATGAGAAGAGCCATGGATCATCTCATGAACAGCtttcaaactgaactgaaaacgCTGACGAACATCG AACTGACCAGAATCAAACAATATAAAG aatcagtcatttttgATGACTCCACTGCTGGTCCTGGTCTTAAAGTGATTGAGTACGGGACACGTCTGAAGTTCTCCAAGCTCGCCAGGTCTCCATCATATGAATTGGAAAGGTTTGATTCACCCATGGTGTTTGGGACGAATGGCTTCACCTCCGGCCGTCACTACTGGGATGTCCAGGTGGGCCTGAGAAACAACTGGCATGTTGGTGTTGCCCTGGAAACTGTAGACCGATCAGAAGATGTAATCGTGAAAAAAGACAACGGGTTCTTTTCTATAGGAAAGTCTGGGTTTGACTATGAAGTTCATTGCTCGCCACGAAGAGTTCTTCATCTCTGCACCAGACCGAGCAAATTGGGGATCTATGTGGACTACGAGGAAGGTCGGGTGTCATTCTACGACCTGAATGAGCGGCTGCACATTCACTCTTATGTAGGGGAATGTTTCACAGGGAAGCTGTTCCCTTACTTTTATCTTTACAGCAGAGCGAGGAAGTCTGAGGCATTAGTAACTGATCCCTGA
- the LOC118565899 gene encoding E3 ubiquitin-protein ligase TRIM47-like, with the protein MSAYSILSPLPEEHFRCLICLDVFTEPVTTPCGHTFCGSCLSQQWSDSEFCQCPKCNKRFLMKPEVSTNEVIAEMSVQIKRRKTEALESSNAPWQVKCDVCTDVRFKASKSCLVCLASYCDGHLEPHQRVPALMRHKLVEPVENLEEKVCEKHARILEFFCRREQVCICLLCCEGEHREHETVPVEEEGALQKENIESKQAKIQLMINGRVEKIKEFTNSLEMRKVIADKETENAEKLFTNLMGRVEEMQSKLKENIHTKLQKSKAKVKAMIRELVEEVAALQRKHSQLEELSKKEDHLQLLQILFAQELKKTGKAQPEGRRDESIDEAAESEGSREFMTEESEENSETEYR; encoded by the exons ATGTCGGCATACAGCATCCTCAGTCCGttacctgaggaacatttccgaTGTTTGATCTGTCTGGACGTCTTCACTGAACCGGTCACCACACCTTGTGGTCATACCTTCTGTGGGTCCTGCCTCAGCCAGCAGTGGAGCGACAGCGAGTTTTGTCAGTGTCCAAAGTGTAACAAAAGGTTCCTCATGAAGCCAGAGGTCTCCACAAATGAAGTCATAGCTGAAATGTCAGTCCAAATAAAGAGAAGGAAAACCGAGGCACTTGAAAGCAGCAACGCTCCGTGGCAGGTGAAGTGTGACGTGTGCACAGACGTTAGATTCAAGGCCTCCAAGTCGTGCCTGGTGTGTCTGGCGTCGTACTGCGACGGACACCTGGAGCCCCACCAGCGGGTTCCTGCCCTGATGAGacacaagctggtggagcccGTGGAGAACCTGGAGGAGAAGGTTTGTGAGAAGCACGCAAGGATCCTGGAGTTTTTCTGCAGGCGGGAACAGGTGTGCATCTGTCTGCTGTGCTGCGAAGGAGAACATAGAGAACACGAGACGGTGCCTGTGGAAGAGGAGGGGGCTCTGCAGAAA GAAAATATTGAATCCAAACAAGCGAAAATCCAGCTCATGATCAATGGAAGAGTGGAAAAGATAAAGGAATTTACAAATTCATTAGAAATGAGAAAA GTGATTGCAGACAAAGAAACTGAGAACGCTGAGAAGCTATTCACTAACCTAATGGGCAGAGTTGAAGAAATGCAAAGCAAATTGAAGGAAAACATTCatacaaaactgcaaaaatccAAAGCAAAAGTCAAGGCGATGATTCGGGAGCTAGTAGAGGAggttgcagctctgcagaggaaacacTCGCAGCTAGAGGAGCTTTCAAAAAAAGAAGACCACCTTCAGCTTCTACAG ATTCTCTTCGCACAAGAACTGAAGAAAACAGGTAAAGCCCAACCGGAAGGCCGGCGGGACGAATCCATTGACGAAGCAGCAGAAAGTGAAGGGTCCAGGGAGTTTATGACAGAGGAAAGTGAGGAAAATAGTGAGACAGAGTACAGGTGA